The Zingiber officinale cultivar Zhangliang chromosome 10A, Zo_v1.1, whole genome shotgun sequence genome contains a region encoding:
- the LOC122026878 gene encoding carbamoyl-phosphate synthase small chain, chloroplastic-like codes for MMSCPFPTSIDALAKPRALRAVAMENPPLAFPKDTSLLSLHKFVKPYATQSKRLGKMQMQCLHQEMAGNSTLHTDYKGGEQRPWTKSDARLVLEDGSVWRAKSFGASGTQVGEVVFNTFLTGYQEILTDPSYAGQFVLMTNPHIGNTGVNPDDEESSQCFLAGLVIRNLSICTSNWRCTETLSDYLTNRNIMAIYDVDTRAITRRLREDGSLVGVLSTDETQTDQDLLEIARKWKIIGVDLISGVSCETPYEWSEKTNTQWEFNKDQNLAKSFHVVAYDFGIKHNILRRLSSYGCKITVVPSKWPASETLKMNPDGVLFSNGPGDPAAVPYAVETVKEIIGKVPVFGICMGHQLLGQALGGKTFKMKFGHHGGNHPVGNLRQGRVEISAQNHNYAVDPASLPVGVEVTHINLNDKSCAGLACPELKLMSLQYHPESSPGPHDSDPTFGEFIELMKANET; via the exons ATGATGTCGTGCCCTTTTCCAACCTCCATTGATGCCCTTGCCAAACCAAGGGCGCTCCGTGCTGTTGCCATGGAGAATCCACCGCTTGCCTTCCCCAAGGACACCTCGCTCCTCTCGCTTCACAAGTTCGTGAAACCGTATGCAACCCAGTCTAAAAGATTGGGCAAG ATGCAAATGCAGTGTCTTCATCAAGAGATGGCAGGGAATAGTACGCTGCATACAGATTATAAGGGGGGAG AACAGAGGCCATGGACAAAATCTGACGCCAGGCTTGTACTTGAAGATGGTTCTGTATGGAGAGCAAAGTCTTTTGGTGCATCAGGAACACAAGTTGGTGAAGTCGTGTTTAATACATTTTTAACAGG GTATCAGGAGATTCTCACTGACCCCAGCTATGCTGGTCAATTTGTTCTGATGACAAATCCTCATATTGGGAATACTGGTGTCAATCCTG ATGATGAGGAATCTAGTCAATGCTTCCTTGCTGGTTTGGTCATCAGAAACCTAAGCATTTG CACTTCAAACTGGCGATGCACAGAAACTCTCAGCGATTATTTGACAAATAGGAATATCATGGCCATAT ATGATGTGGACACTCGTGCCATTACAAGAAGGCTGAGAGAAGATGGGAGTCTTGTTGGAGTCTTAAGCACTGATGAGACTCAAACCGATCAAGATTTACTGGAAATTGCCCGCAAATGGAAAATCATTG GTGTGGATTTGATAAGTGGTGTTTCATGTGAGACCCCATACGAGTGGTCggagaaaacaaacacacaatggGAATTCAACAAAGATCAGAATCTTGCCAAAAGCTTTCAT GTTGTTGCATATGATTTTGGAATAAAGCATAATATTTTGAGGCGGTTGTCATCTTATGGATGCAAAATCACAGTTGTGCCTTCGAAGTGGCCTGCCTCTGAAACACTAAAGATGAATCCTGATGGTGTTCTTTTTAGCAATGGCCCTGGAGACCCAGCTGCAGTTCCATATGCTGTAGAAACAGTGAAGGAAATAATTGGTAAAGTTCCTGTTTTTGGAATTTGCATGGGCCACCAGTTGCTTGGGCAGGCATTAGGTGGCAAGACATTCAAGATGAAGTTTGGTCATCATGGTGGAAACCATCCAGTTGGGAACCTTCGTCAAGGACGTGTTGAGATAAGTGCACAG AACCATAATTATGCTGTTGACCCTGCATCCCTCCCTGTTGGAGTTGAAGTAACTCACATAAATCTTAATGACAAAAGCTGTGCTGGTCTTGCTTGCCCAGAGCTAAAACTGATGTCCCTTCAATACCATCCGGAGTCTTCTCCTGGGCCCCATGACTCCGACCCAA CTTTCGGGGAGTTCATTGAGTTGATGAAGGCAAATGAAACATAA